A single window of Rubripirellula lacrimiformis DNA harbors:
- the thrC gene encoding threonine synthase — MSSVAELKSDTASQTVYFRCVAGCAEKHSIYDVIYTCPTCGSLLEVHHERQPLKKRNAYQWQQLFDSRASTSSWPYGSGVWGMREWVIPSLADENVVSMFEGNTNLFWAERLGKQLGVPDLWIKLCGNSHTGSFKDLGMTVLVSVVKQMMAQGSPVKAVACASTGDTSAALAAYAAYAGIPAVIFLPAGKVSTAQLIQPVSNGAHVLALDTDFDGCMKIVQEVTKDDSIYLANSMNSLRIEGQKTVGIEIVRQFEWEVPDWIIIPVGNLGNISALHKGFQLMMDLGLINRMPRLVAAQTERANPFYQSFKNGFREKVSVTASDTLANAIRIGDPVSYVKAVKAVQETDGIVEQASEDELAAAAAHADLTGMFTCPHTGVALAVLTKLIKRGVIKSSDRTVVLSTAHGLKFTDFKVGYHESTLEGINSQYANPAVHLPADASAVKDEIAKRLNL; from the coding sequence ATGTCGTCTGTCGCTGAGCTTAAGTCTGATACCGCAAGCCAAACGGTCTATTTCCGATGCGTGGCGGGCTGTGCCGAAAAGCATTCGATTTACGACGTTATCTACACCTGCCCGACCTGCGGCAGTTTGTTGGAAGTTCACCACGAACGCCAGCCGCTGAAAAAACGCAACGCTTATCAATGGCAGCAACTGTTTGATTCCCGTGCCAGCACGTCTAGCTGGCCATACGGCAGCGGTGTTTGGGGGATGCGTGAATGGGTCATCCCTTCGCTGGCGGACGAAAATGTCGTCAGCATGTTCGAAGGCAACACGAACCTGTTTTGGGCCGAACGACTGGGCAAACAGTTGGGCGTCCCCGATCTGTGGATCAAACTTTGCGGCAATAGCCACACCGGCAGCTTCAAAGATTTGGGCATGACGGTGTTGGTCAGTGTCGTCAAGCAGATGATGGCCCAAGGCAGCCCCGTCAAAGCGGTCGCCTGTGCCAGTACCGGCGACACCAGTGCGGCTCTGGCTGCCTATGCCGCCTACGCCGGCATCCCCGCGGTCATCTTCCTGCCGGCCGGAAAGGTCAGTACGGCTCAGTTGATTCAGCCGGTTTCCAACGGAGCCCACGTGTTGGCGTTGGACACCGATTTCGATGGCTGTATGAAGATCGTCCAGGAAGTCACCAAGGACGATTCGATCTACCTGGCCAATTCGATGAATAGCCTGCGAATCGAAGGGCAAAAAACCGTCGGGATCGAAATCGTTCGCCAGTTCGAATGGGAAGTCCCGGATTGGATCATCATTCCGGTCGGCAACCTCGGCAACATCAGCGCCCTGCACAAGGGGTTCCAGTTGATGATGGACCTGGGGCTGATCAACCGGATGCCGCGTTTAGTGGCGGCGCAAACCGAACGCGCCAATCCGTTCTACCAATCGTTCAAAAATGGGTTCCGCGAAAAGGTCAGCGTGACCGCCAGCGATACCTTGGCCAACGCGATCCGAATCGGTGACCCGGTCAGCTATGTCAAAGCGGTCAAAGCGGTCCAGGAAACCGACGGGATCGTCGAACAGGCCAGCGAAGATGAATTGGCCGCCGCGGCCGCCCACGCTGACCTGACCGGCATGTTTACCTGTCCCCACACGGGCGTCGCGTTGGCGGTGCTGACCAAACTGATCAAGCGAGGCGTGATCAAGTCGTCGGACCGAACCGTCGTGCTTAGTACTGCACACGGGCTGAAGTTCACCGATTTCAAGGTCGGCTATCACGAGTCGACTTTGGAAGGCATCAACAGCCAGTACGCCAACCCAGCCGTCCACCTGCCCGCCGATGCGTCGGCGGTCAAAGACGAAATTGCCAAGCGACTGAATTTGTAG
- the dapB gene encoding 4-hydroxy-tetrahydrodipicolinate reductase: MSNKIQLAVHGAAGRMGRRVVALAAEDKDIQVTAAIDHAENGLIGQDAGLVAGIAALNVPLSAEWPGYASVVIDFSLPIAVDGCLARCVAAKMPLVIATTGLQDSQKAAIAEAAKLIPVVWAPSMSTAVNLTMKVTQQITETLKNVTGGVDIEIIERHHRFKADAPSGTALRFGELIAEKMDGDVKHVHGREGETGQRTRNEIGYHAVRVGDNPGEHTIVFAMMGERIEINVAASNRDCYASGAITAAKWLQSQPAGLYNMFDVLGLS; encoded by the coding sequence ATGAGCAACAAAATTCAACTCGCCGTACACGGCGCTGCTGGTCGGATGGGACGTCGCGTCGTCGCTTTGGCTGCCGAAGACAAGGATATCCAAGTCACCGCCGCGATCGATCACGCCGAAAACGGCCTGATCGGGCAAGACGCCGGTTTGGTCGCCGGGATCGCTGCGCTGAACGTGCCGCTGTCTGCCGAGTGGCCCGGCTACGCCAGCGTCGTCATCGATTTCTCGCTACCGATCGCCGTCGATGGTTGTCTGGCCCGCTGCGTCGCGGCCAAGATGCCCCTGGTGATCGCGACCACAGGGCTGCAGGATTCTCAGAAAGCGGCGATTGCCGAAGCCGCCAAACTGATCCCCGTCGTGTGGGCGCCCAGCATGTCGACGGCGGTCAATTTGACGATGAAAGTGACTCAGCAGATCACCGAAACGCTCAAAAATGTGACCGGCGGAGTCGACATCGAAATCATCGAACGGCATCACCGATTCAAAGCGGATGCCCCCAGCGGAACGGCGCTGCGGTTCGGCGAACTGATCGCTGAAAAAATGGACGGCGATGTCAAACATGTGCACGGCCGCGAAGGCGAAACCGGGCAACGCACCCGCAACGAAATTGGTTATCACGCCGTCCGCGTTGGTGACAATCCCGGCGAACACACCATCGTGTTTGCGATGATGGGCGAACGCATCGAAATCAATGTCGCGGCCAGCAATCGTGATTGTTACGCGTCCGGCGCGATCACGGCTGCGAAGTGGCTGCAGAGCCAACCGGCTGGCTTGTACAATATGTTCGACGTGTTGGGACTTTCGTAG
- a CDS encoding MFS transporter: MSSKLFQRGFLSLLTAQFFGAMNDNVLKGILTFMVIDGAWAGHLGEGGQGIVGICFTIPFILLSGYGGQLADRFSKRDVTMWVKIAEIPIAIIAAIGFFTGNLWLTMLGLVALTCQSSFFGPAKYGMIPELVDDGDLSRANGTINMMTNVAVIVGTLAAGAISDRYSPQEGTAGLAWLPGAALVLIAICGWAVALAMPRLPVGDHDLKWDWNPLSTYVLTIREMAKSRLLAVMMAWGYFYLLAGLALFIVPEYTVVLGINRAEASVLMGVLGIAIGVGCAVAGLISGHKIQPKLIPIGAAGLIVFFTLLAAVPAPQMPGATMLQVATSMVSLLIFGAGFFAGFYIVPLQALLQYLSPDDERGRFLGTANAVSFAFMTVAALLYWAIRPGFDDKPQNIFYICAALMAIGAAFFLWRLRGTGLLVGSRAPDSSIDDDVIGE; this comes from the coding sequence ATGTCCAGCAAACTTTTTCAGCGTGGTTTTCTTAGCCTGCTGACAGCTCAGTTTTTTGGTGCGATGAACGACAACGTGCTGAAGGGCATTTTGACTTTCATGGTCATCGATGGTGCTTGGGCCGGGCACCTGGGCGAAGGCGGGCAAGGGATCGTTGGTATTTGCTTCACCATCCCATTCATCTTGTTGTCGGGGTACGGTGGCCAGTTGGCCGATCGATTTTCGAAGCGGGATGTGACGATGTGGGTCAAGATCGCGGAGATCCCGATCGCGATCATTGCCGCCATCGGGTTCTTCACGGGCAACCTGTGGCTGACGATGTTGGGTCTGGTCGCATTGACCTGTCAAAGTTCGTTTTTCGGACCGGCCAAGTACGGCATGATCCCGGAACTGGTCGACGATGGCGACCTTAGCCGCGCCAACGGCACGATCAACATGATGACCAACGTGGCTGTCATCGTGGGCACCTTGGCCGCTGGTGCGATCAGCGATCGATATTCGCCACAGGAAGGTACCGCCGGTCTGGCTTGGTTGCCGGGCGCCGCATTGGTTTTGATCGCGATCTGCGGATGGGCGGTCGCTCTCGCGATGCCTCGACTGCCGGTGGGTGACCATGATCTGAAATGGGACTGGAACCCGTTGTCGACTTACGTCCTGACCATCCGTGAAATGGCCAAGTCGCGGCTGTTGGCGGTGATGATGGCCTGGGGGTACTTCTACTTGTTGGCTGGGTTGGCCCTGTTCATCGTGCCCGAGTACACCGTCGTGCTGGGAATCAATCGGGCCGAGGCCAGTGTGTTGATGGGCGTTTTGGGCATCGCGATCGGCGTCGGATGCGCGGTGGCCGGATTGATTTCGGGGCACAAGATCCAGCCCAAGTTGATCCCGATCGGTGCAGCCGGTTTGATTGTGTTTTTCACATTGTTGGCGGCCGTGCCTGCACCTCAGATGCCGGGCGCGACGATGTTGCAGGTCGCCACTAGCATGGTTTCGCTGCTGATCTTTGGTGCCGGCTTCTTTGCCGGGTTTTACATCGTGCCGCTGCAGGCACTGCTGCAGTACTTGTCGCCCGATGACGAACGGGGCCGTTTCTTGGGCACCGCCAATGCGGTTTCATTCGCCTTCATGACCGTAGCGGCGCTGTTGTACTGGGCCATCCGCCCCGGCTTTGACGACAAGCCGCAGAACATCTTTTACATCTGCGCAGCTCTGATGGCCATCGGCGCGGCATTCTTTCTGTGGCGACTGCGCGGGACAGGGTTACTAGTCGGCAGCCGTGCGCCCGACAGTTCGATCGACGACGACGTCATCGGCGAATAG